The following is a genomic window from Streptobacillus canis.
ATTTCCAAAAACCAAATTACTTGTTGCTGTTGTAACATTATTACTTGATCCAATTAAAATTAAATGATTTACATCTTCTAATGTGTTTTTATATCCTAAAATGTTATTAAAAGTACTAAATTTATCTGAAGCTGCTTGTGTATTATTAGAATTTAATGTTAAATTCAATCTTGCTCCACTTCCAATTAATTTATTTCCAACTCCAGTTATATTTGAGAACAGAGCAAAATCAACTTTATTAGCACCCCCAGTTATCCCAACAGAGCCTAATTCTACTTCATTTGAAAACTCTCTAAATGTATCTGCAAATTCTTTTATATTACTACTTCCTCCACCAGTAAGAAAAGCATTAAATAATTTTTCAGAATTTGGAGTTAAATATGAATTTGAAACTTCATTACCTACTCCTATAATAGCAACCCCATTACTTTTACTTATTTTATTTGCAGTACCAGATACTATTGAAGCTAACCCTGCATAGTTTAATTTTTGTTCATTGCCTTCAATAGAATTTAACGTACCTGTAATTACTGAACCTAACCCTTGCGTTGCTGCAGTGGAATTACTAATAAATCCTAAAATCCCTTTACCATTAACCCTAGGTCTTTTAGATATTATGTTATATGCTCCAAATATTGATGAAAAATTTCCTCTATTTATTGAATTATCTCCTACTGTTGTCGTTGAAATTCTATCAAGTAAATCTGACTTACTACCTTGTGCATTCCAATCTCCAATTGCTCCTGTTATATCTCTATGCCCTATATCTATAGTTCCAACACGTGCATGCGTTTTATTTCCTATAGCTATTCCTCCACTTAATTTATCTTTTGTTCTTCCAAAAGCTACAATTTTTTCATGATTTCCTTCTGGAAAAAATTCTGTTTTTGCACCATTTCCTATTGCAATTGAATTAGGTCCATGTGCTTCTGATGCTGGCCCAATCGCCATTGCTCCTGCACCTGATGATTTAGTATTTGTTGTAGTTATCCCTGTAACACTTGTTATATCAACATATTGAGATGCTGGGGTTCCATAAATTATATTTACCGTTAGTAAAAAAAACATCGCCTTTAATAATTTTTTCTCCATCATTTTTATATAATAAATATTATTATATATCTCCTTTCATTTTTTATTATAAAATTTCTATTTTTGTACTTATATAGTTTAACATATTTATATATTTTTGTCAATAAAAATATATAAATCAATTAATAACCCTAAATCAAAATAGTAAGTGTCCAAAAATAACTTGAAAAAAAGTGGATATACAGTACAATCATAAACGACCAAATTCATTGAAAGGAACTGTATACCCATGACTAATAATACAATAAAAGAAAATAAAAAGTTTTTTAATGTCTGTATATAAAGAATATAGTTATTATTTTAGGAAAATTTATAAAAACAATAAAAAGAGGAAGAATAAAGTAATTAGATACAATGTATAATAATATTTTAGTATACTCTAAGGACACATCTTACTCTAGGTAATAATAAGAAGAAAATTGAGCTTAAAATTGAAAATAACGAAGATTTAATTAAGGATATTGTTAAATTATTAAAATAAAAAATACACCTTCTCCTATCGTCATTAAATTAAGTGAGAAGTAAAATATAAATTGTACTGTTCAAACACTTTACAATTACATAAATAATGTTTTTTTGAAAGTTATGGATACAAGAAAGAGAATAATACTATAATATATAAGAACAAAGGTATTAAGAGTCATAAAAAAACTGTTACTAGATATGATGCATTAAGTATAAATAAAGGAATTGAAAGTATAGATAACAGAAAAAAATGGGTCATTGGGAAATAGATAGTGTAGTTGGACTTAGAGAAAGTTCTGAAAAATCAATAATGATTCTATCTGAAAGAAAAACTAGAGTTAATATTGTTTTTCTACTTTCTTCAAAAACAAATGAAAATATAATAAAATCAATAACATCAGATAATGGAACAAAATTTTCTAATGTAATGAAAATAACTAATTTAGGTGTTGATTGATATTTTACATATCCCTATTGTTCTAATGAAAGAGGAAGTAATAAAAATAATAATAAGTTTATAAGAATATTTATTCCTAAAGAAATATCTATGAATTATTTAATAAAAAAAGATGTCAAAGCTATTGAAAATTTTATGAATAATTATCCTAGAAAAATTTTCAATTCTTTAACATCCCAAAAAGTTTATGATAGTCTATTAAATCTTTTTTGATACTTACTATTTTAATTTAGAAAAATTTATTAAAATATTGTTTATTACACATACTTAGATATAGAAAACTTTTATTTCTACTCTTCTATTTTTTAAATTTGAAATATCTATATTTTCAGTTGAACGACCCTCATAACTTATTAATTCTTTATTTATTTTTAAATTTTGAATTATAAATTCATAAACAAATTTTGCACGAATTTTAGATATTGATTGATTATACCATTCTACTCCTTGATTATCTGCATATCCTAAAATTTCAATTTTCTCTATTTTATCATTAGATATTTTTGTAAAAAAATCTAATATTTTATTTTTATTTTCATATGATAGTTTTGCACTTTTAAACCCAAAACCATCTATAATTAATATTTTTGTTTTATATTTTTTTTCAAAAATTGATTCCTCTTCTATTTTATTTTTTTCCTTAATTATATTTTCTTTATTTTTTTCTAAATTTTGAATAATTATATTTTCTAAATTATTTATTTTTTTCTGTATTTCTTTATATTCTTTTAACTGATTATTTAAATTTTCTATTTTTTCTTTTAGTTCATTAATTTCAATTATTTGATTACTTTCAGAATTAACTAACCCTGTTAACACTTCTTTCATTACTTCAATATTTTGAAATGCTCTTTCTAACCCCTTATTTAATTCATTGATTTCATACTCATTGTTTGAAAAAGAAAAAAAAGAAAAAAAGAGATAAAAATACAATATTTTTTTCATTTTTTTCTTATATAATATAGTTCGTTATTAAACTACGTTATACATCTCCTTTCTTTTATATTTTAATATTTCATATTTAATCACTTTTTTATTTTTAAATTTTATATCTACTTAAATTCATTTGATATATTGTTAGTGAAACATGAAAATATCTAATATATATTATATAAATTTAAAAGGAATTATTACTAATTAAGTATAAATATTTTTTATCTTCATTTTATCTTAAGATTTTTCCTTTATTATTCCTTTATAATCTTCTAAATGTAAAACTTTATTTGGATTATTAAAATAGTGTTTTACCATTTTAATAACTACAGACTGTAACATAAAGACTGCAATTAAGTTTGGTATTGCCATTAAACCATTTAAGGTATCTGTAATTGCCCATACTTCTTGTAGTCCTCCTATACCTCCAATAAATATTATTGGTATGTATATAAGTCTATAATACAGTATATATTTTTCTCCAAAAAGGAAT
Proteins encoded in this region:
- a CDS encoding left-handed beta-roll domain-containing protein; protein product: MEKKLLKAMFFLLTVNIIYGTPASQYVDITSVTGITTTNTKSSGAGAMAIGPASEAHGPNSIAIGNGAKTEFFPEGNHEKIVAFGRTKDKLSGGIAIGNKTHARVGTIDIGHRDITGAIGDWNAQGSKSDLLDRISTTTVGDNSINRGNFSSIFGAYNIISKRPRVNGKGILGFISNSTAATQGLGSVITGTLNSIEGNEQKLNYAGLASIVSGTANKISKSNGVAIIGVGNEVSNSYLTPNSEKLFNAFLTGGGSSNIKEFADTFREFSNEVELGSVGITGGANKVDFALFSNITGVGNKLIGSGARLNLTLNSNNTQAASDKFSTFNNILGYKNTLEDVNHLILIGSSNNVTTATSNLVFGNNHILKGTADAKAEGNIVLGFNTTKEESNFKVSGKNIVAVG
- a CDS encoding OmpA family protein, whose amino-acid sequence is MKKILYFYLFFSFFSFSNNEYEINELNKGLERAFQNIEVMKEVLTGLVNSESNQIIEINELKEKIENLNNQLKEYKEIQKKINNLENIIIQNLEKNKENIIKEKNKIEEESIFEKKYKTKILIIDGFGFKSAKLSYENKNKILDFFTKISNDKIEKIEILGYADNQGVEWYNQSISKIRAKFVYEFIIQNLKINKELISYEGRSTENIDISNLKNRRVEIKVFYI